Proteins encoded by one window of Sphaerodactylus townsendi isolate TG3544 linkage group LG04, MPM_Stown_v2.3, whole genome shotgun sequence:
- the CD200R1 gene encoding cell surface glycoprotein CD200 receptor 1 isoform X2, whose translation MKSDVHFVMKATSARILLAVIVIMIPVGSFPATGSIQNRSAQYLSNHSASTVTVTKTATQLAEEKSSLSAVVGSSLTLKCPWQWQRTLLTVWNVKFINGTNCHLSYKSDRNLSVTNCNENVNWLSRPDQEYALLIKPVQIFNEGFYKCSSSIDKGTFIHEYALTVLVPPQVHLTHDYNGTAVCTAAAGKPAAQISWGQKGDFITVNETLPNGTKTVISKYKITSAEENNLTCYISHPAWTNSQVLSFLSGRNDKTMKDSKVPLLYSIPAVLLGIILVSLFIFLGRFLHGKRMRWNPMPPLCKWKM comes from the exons ATGAAATCTGACGTTCATTTTGTTATGAAAGCCACAAGTGCCAGAATTCTGCTTGCTGTCATAGTAATTATGATACCAGTTG GGTCATTCCCAGCAACAGGCTCCATTCAAAACAGGTCTGCACAGTATCTTTCCAACCATTCAGCTAGCACAGTGACAGTGACCAAGACTGCAACTCAGCTGGCAGAAG AAAAATCGAGTCTATCTGCAGTGGTTGGTTCATCACTCACACTGAAGTGTCCCTGGCAATGGCAAAGAACCTTGTTAACTGTATGGAATGTGAAATTTATAAATGGGACAAATTGTCATTTATCCTACAAAAGTGACCGAAACCTGTCTGTTACAAACTGCAATGAGAACGTTAACTGGTTATCGAGACCCGATCAAGAATATGCTCTTCTTATAAAGCCTGTGCAGATTTTCAATGAAGGATTTTATAAGTGTTCTAGTTCAATTGATAAGGGCACTTTCATTCATGAATATGCTCTAACTGTGCTAG TGCCTCCTCAGGTGCACCTGACCCATGACTACAATGGAACTGCTGTGTGTACGGCAGCTGCAGGAAAACCAGCTGCCCAGATCTCATGGGGCCAGAAAGGGGATTTTATCACAGTGAATGAAACTTTGCCTAATGGCACCAAGACCGTCATAAGCAAATATAAGATCACCAGTGCTGAAgagaacaatttaacttgctacATTTCCCATCCAGCTTGGACGAACTCACAAGTCTTAAGTTTCCTGTCAG GCAGAAATGACAAAACAATGAAGGATTCTAAAGTGCCACTTCTGTATTCCATCCCCGCTGTTCTCCTGGGTATTATTCTGGTTTCGCTTTTCATCTTCCTCGGCAGATTTCTGCATGGAAA
- the CD200R1 gene encoding cell surface glycoprotein CD200 receptor 1 isoform X3 codes for MKSDVHFVMKATSARILLAVIVIMIPVGSFPATGSIQNRSAQYLSNHSASTVTVTKTATQLAEEKSSLSAVVGSSLTLKCPWQWQRTLLTVWNVKFINGTNCHLSYKSDRNLSVTNCNENVNWLSRPDQEYALLIKPVQIFNEGFYKCSSSIDKGTFIHEYALTVLVPPQVHLTHDYNGTAVCTAAAGKPAAQISWGQKGDFITVNETLPNGTKTVISKYKITSAEENNLTCYISHPAWTNSQVLSFLSGTRKSIHLKVQKQFQEAAFRRMRWNPMPPLCKWKM; via the exons ATGAAATCTGACGTTCATTTTGTTATGAAAGCCACAAGTGCCAGAATTCTGCTTGCTGTCATAGTAATTATGATACCAGTTG GGTCATTCCCAGCAACAGGCTCCATTCAAAACAGGTCTGCACAGTATCTTTCCAACCATTCAGCTAGCACAGTGACAGTGACCAAGACTGCAACTCAGCTGGCAGAAG AAAAATCGAGTCTATCTGCAGTGGTTGGTTCATCACTCACACTGAAGTGTCCCTGGCAATGGCAAAGAACCTTGTTAACTGTATGGAATGTGAAATTTATAAATGGGACAAATTGTCATTTATCCTACAAAAGTGACCGAAACCTGTCTGTTACAAACTGCAATGAGAACGTTAACTGGTTATCGAGACCCGATCAAGAATATGCTCTTCTTATAAAGCCTGTGCAGATTTTCAATGAAGGATTTTATAAGTGTTCTAGTTCAATTGATAAGGGCACTTTCATTCATGAATATGCTCTAACTGTGCTAG TGCCTCCTCAGGTGCACCTGACCCATGACTACAATGGAACTGCTGTGTGTACGGCAGCTGCAGGAAAACCAGCTGCCCAGATCTCATGGGGCCAGAAAGGGGATTTTATCACAGTGAATGAAACTTTGCCTAATGGCACCAAGACCGTCATAAGCAAATATAAGATCACCAGTGCTGAAgagaacaatttaacttgctacATTTCCCATCCAGCTTGGACGAACTCACAAGTCTTAAGTTTCCTGTCAG GCACAAGAAAGTCAATACATCTAAAAGTCCAGAAACAATTTCAAGAGGCAGCATTCAG